A region from the Pseudonocardia petroleophila genome encodes:
- the rpoZ gene encoding DNA-directed RNA polymerase subunit omega: MPLTAPVAGALPEGITNPPIDDLLGQVSSKYALVIYAAKRARQINDYYSQLGEGLLEYVGPLVEPGPREKPLSIAMREIQAHMLEHTEGEQ, encoded by the coding sequence ATGCCGCTGACCGCCCCCGTCGCCGGGGCCCTCCCCGAGGGCATCACCAACCCGCCGATCGACGACCTGCTGGGCCAGGTGAGCTCCAAGTACGCGCTGGTCATCTACGCGGCCAAGCGCGCGCGCCAGATCAACGACTACTACTCGCAGCTGGGCGAGGGCCTGCTGGAGTACGTCGGCCCGCTCGTCGAGCCGGGCCCGCGCGAGAAGCCGCTGTCGATCGCCATGCGCGAGATCCAGGCCCACATGCTGGAGCACACCGAGGGCGAGCAGTAG
- the mihF gene encoding integration host factor, actinobacterial type — protein sequence MALPQLTEEQRAAALLKAAAARRARAEWKERLKRGGTTLDEVLKEADSDEVLGKMKVSALLESLPGVGKVRAGQIMERLEIAPSRRLRGLGDRQRKALLSEFA from the coding sequence GTGGCCCTTCCCCAACTCACCGAGGAACAGCGTGCCGCCGCGCTGCTGAAGGCGGCCGCGGCGCGCCGGGCCCGGGCCGAGTGGAAGGAGCGTCTCAAGCGGGGCGGGACGACCCTCGACGAGGTCCTCAAGGAGGCCGACTCCGACGAGGTGCTCGGCAAGATGAAGGTCTCCGCGCTGCTGGAGTCGCTCCCCGGAGTCGGCAAGGTGCGCGCCGGCCAGATCATGGAGCGCCTGGAGATCGCGCCGAGCCGCCGTCTGCGCGGCCTGGGCGACCGCCAGCGCAAGGCGCTGCTCAGCGAATTCGCCTGA
- a CDS encoding phytoene desaturase family protein codes for MSAQADGFDAVVVGSGPNGLVGALRLAEAGARVLLVEANDRLGGGLRTEELTLPGFHHDVCATVVPLALASPAFRALSLDVGYRHPPVPAAHPLDGRDAALVLRSEGATAAGFGRDGAAWRASMGATARAGFPLVDTLLAPLDLPPTAPLAAVRYGALGALPATVTGRIFRDEPARAAFGGMAAHAILDLASPVTAGYGMLLGALAHSVGWPVVRGGTQALADALARRLRGRGAEIVTGCRVGDLGELPDAPITLLDLTPRQLLAVAGDRLPAGYRRRLERYRYGPGVFKVDYALDGPVPWTDPAVAAAGTVHLGGTFAEVAAAERAVARGRNPERPFVLGVQACVADPSRAPEGRHTFWAYCHVPHGCEEDRTAAIEAQIERFAPGFGDRVLARHVMGPAALEAHNANEVGGDINGGSGDWRQFVSRPVLARSPWRTPLPGVYLCSSSTPPGGGVHGMGGWTAAGQALGARP; via the coding sequence ATGAGCGCACAGGCCGACGGGTTCGACGCCGTGGTGGTCGGGTCCGGCCCGAACGGGCTCGTGGGCGCCCTGCGCCTCGCCGAGGCGGGGGCACGGGTGCTGCTGGTGGAGGCGAACGACCGGCTCGGCGGCGGGCTGCGCACCGAGGAGCTGACGCTGCCCGGGTTCCACCACGACGTCTGCGCCACCGTCGTGCCGCTGGCGCTGGCGTCGCCGGCGTTCCGGGCGCTGTCGCTCGACGTCGGGTACCGGCACCCGCCGGTCCCCGCCGCCCACCCCCTCGACGGGCGCGACGCCGCGCTGGTGCTGCGCAGCGAGGGGGCCACCGCCGCCGGGTTCGGGCGCGACGGCGCGGCCTGGCGGGCGTCGATGGGTGCGACGGCCCGGGCCGGGTTCCCGCTGGTCGACACGCTGCTCGCCCCGCTGGACCTGCCGCCGACGGCCCCGCTGGCCGCCGTCCGCTACGGGGCGCTGGGGGCGCTCCCGGCCACCGTCACTGGGCGGATCTTCCGCGACGAGCCCGCGCGCGCCGCGTTCGGCGGGATGGCCGCACACGCGATCCTCGACCTCGCCTCCCCCGTCACCGCGGGCTACGGGATGCTGCTCGGCGCGCTCGCGCACTCGGTCGGCTGGCCGGTGGTGCGCGGGGGCACCCAGGCACTGGCCGACGCGCTGGCACGGCGGCTGCGGGGGCGCGGGGCGGAGATCGTCACCGGGTGCCGGGTGGGCGACCTGGGCGAGCTGCCCGACGCCCCCATCACCCTGCTCGACCTCACCCCGCGCCAGCTCCTCGCCGTCGCCGGGGACCGGCTGCCCGCGGGCTACCGGCGCAGGCTGGAGCGGTACCGGTACGGGCCGGGCGTGTTCAAGGTCGACTACGCGCTCGACGGTCCCGTCCCGTGGACCGACCCGGCGGTCGCGGCGGCCGGCACCGTGCACCTGGGCGGCACGTTCGCCGAGGTCGCCGCGGCGGAGCGGGCGGTGGCCCGCGGGCGCAACCCGGAACGGCCGTTCGTGCTGGGGGTGCAGGCGTGCGTCGCCGACCCGTCGCGCGCGCCGGAGGGCAGGCACACGTTCTGGGCGTACTGCCACGTGCCGCACGGCTGCGAGGAGGACCGGACGGCGGCGATCGAGGCCCAGATCGAGCGGTTCGCCCCCGGGTTCGGCGACCGGGTGCTCGCCCGGCACGTCATGGGCCCCGCCGCGCTCGAGGCCCACAACGCCAACGAGGTGGGCGGCGACATCAACGGCGGCAGCGGCGACTGGCGGCAGTTCGTCTCCCGCCCCGTGCTCGCCCGGTCGCCGTGGCGCACCCCTCTGCCCGGGGTGTACCTGTGCTCCTCCAGCACGCCGCCCGGCGGCGGCGTCCACGGCATGGGCGGGTGGACGGCGGCCGGGCAGGCACTCGGCGCCCGCCCCTGA
- the gmk gene encoding guanylate kinase has translation MTAHVGRGRLIVLAGPSGVGKSSVVRELRTVLPELFFSVSATTRDPRAGETHGVDYLFVGPDGFDAMIARGELLEWAEIHGGLQRSGTPRRPVEEALAAGRPVLVEVDLAGARAMKAAMPECVSVFLAPPSMAELERRLAGRATETEAAFARRLETAREEMAARHEFDVTVISDEPRAVAARLVELLVATPHGAHPLHTQESSS, from the coding sequence GTGACCGCGCACGTCGGGAGGGGTCGGCTGATCGTCCTGGCCGGCCCCTCCGGCGTGGGCAAGAGCAGTGTCGTGCGCGAGCTGCGCACGGTGCTGCCCGAGCTGTTCTTCTCGGTCTCGGCCACCACCCGCGACCCGCGCGCGGGGGAGACCCACGGCGTCGACTACCTCTTCGTCGGCCCCGACGGGTTCGACGCCATGATCGCCCGTGGCGAGCTGCTGGAGTGGGCGGAGATCCACGGTGGCCTGCAGCGCTCGGGCACCCCGCGCCGCCCCGTCGAGGAGGCGCTCGCGGCCGGTCGCCCGGTGCTCGTCGAGGTGGACCTCGCCGGGGCCCGCGCGATGAAGGCCGCGATGCCCGAGTGCGTCAGCGTGTTCCTCGCCCCGCCCTCGATGGCGGAGCTGGAGCGCCGCCTCGCCGGCCGCGCCACCGAGACCGAGGCCGCGTTCGCCCGCCGGCTGGAGACCGCCCGCGAGGAGATGGCCGCCCGCCACGAGTTCGACGTCACCGTGATCAGCGACGAGCCGCGGGCCGTCGCGGCCCGGTTGGTAGAGTTGCTGGTTGCCACCCCCCACGGTGCGCACCCACTACATACGCAGGAGTCCTCTTCGTGA
- the pyrF gene encoding orotidine-5'-phosphate decarboxylase, which translates to MSTVVGFGERLAAAVDAHGPLCAGIDPHPPLLAEWGLTDDAEGLARFADACVEAFAGHVAVVKPQSAFFERHGWRGVQVLERVLAGFAGTGTLTLLDVKRGDIGSTMDGYADAYLAVGAPLGADAVTLSPYLGFSSLAPALDAAADAGRGVFVLARTSNPEGAEVQLATFGERTVGQVMVDGAAARNAAAPGGVGVVVGATAEHGLDLSALDGPVLAPGLGAQGAGPADVAARFAGVRGTVLPAASRSVLRAGPDPAAVRAAAEHLRDELAVARA; encoded by the coding sequence ATGAGCACGGTCGTGGGCTTCGGGGAGCGACTGGCGGCCGCGGTCGACGCGCACGGCCCGCTGTGCGCCGGGATCGACCCGCACCCGCCGCTGCTGGCCGAGTGGGGCCTCACCGACGACGCCGAGGGCCTCGCGCGCTTCGCCGACGCCTGCGTCGAGGCGTTCGCGGGGCACGTGGCGGTGGTCAAGCCGCAGTCGGCGTTCTTCGAGCGGCACGGCTGGCGCGGGGTCCAGGTGCTGGAGCGGGTGCTCGCGGGGTTCGCGGGCACCGGCACGCTGACGCTGCTCGACGTCAAGCGCGGCGACATCGGCTCCACGATGGACGGCTACGCCGACGCCTACCTCGCGGTCGGTGCCCCGCTCGGCGCCGACGCCGTCACGCTCTCGCCCTACCTCGGCTTCAGCTCGCTCGCCCCGGCCCTGGACGCCGCGGCCGATGCGGGTCGCGGTGTGTTCGTCCTCGCCCGCACCTCCAACCCCGAGGGTGCGGAGGTGCAGCTGGCGACGTTCGGGGAGCGGACCGTCGGGCAGGTGATGGTCGACGGGGCCGCGGCCCGCAACGCCGCCGCTCCCGGCGGCGTCGGGGTGGTGGTGGGCGCGACGGCCGAGCACGGGCTCGACCTCTCCGCCCTCGACGGCCCGGTCCTCGCCCCCGGCCTCGGTGCCCAGGGCGCCGGCCCGGCCGACGTCGCGGCCCGCTTCGCCGGGGTGCGCGGGACGGTGCTGCCCGCGGCGTCGCGGTCGGTGCTGAGGGCGGGTCCGGACCCGGCGGCGGTCCGCGCCGCCGCGGAGCACCTGCGCGACGAGCTGGCGGTGGCGCGGGCCTGA
- the carB gene encoding carbamoyl-phosphate synthase large subunit, with translation MPRREDIRHVLVIGSGPIVIGQACEFDYSGTQACRVLRAEGIRVSLVNSNPATIMTDPEFADATYIEPITPEFVEKVIEAERDAGFPVTAILATLGGQTALNTAIALHDNGALERHGIELIGADVESIQRGEDRLKFKEIVLGVGGEVPRSAVCHSMDEVRAAVGELGLPVVIRPSFTMGGLGSGMAHTEADLERLAGGGLAASPVTEVLIEESVLGWKEYELELMRDHHDNVVVICSIENIDPMGVHTGDSITVAPAMTLTDREYQHMRDVGIAVLRAVGVDTGGCNIQFAVQPETGRLVVIEMNPRVSRSSALASKATGFPIAKIAARLAVGYTLDEIRNDITGETLAAFEPTLDYVAVKIPRFAFEKFPGADPELTTTMKSVGEAMALGRSFPEALGKALRSMETTAAGFWTTPDPVGDPEIRVPVDGRIYEVERALRSGATVAEVAAETGIDPWFLDQILALTELRTEILDAPVLESVLLRRAKRAGISDRQIAALRPELAGEDGVRTLRHRLGVRPVYKTVDTCAAEFRALTPYHYSAYETDPGAESEIAAQPDRPKVLILGSGPNRIGQGIEFDYSCVHAVMALREAGFETVMVNCNPETVSTDYDTADRLYFEPLTFEDVLEVVHAEQESGTVVGVIVQLGGQTPLGLAARLTAAGVPVVGTSAAAIDLAEDRGAFGEVLRRAGLPAPSFGMATTFDSAREIAARIGYPVLVRPSYVLGGRGMEIVYDDETLAGYIARATTISDERPVLVDRFLDDAVEIDVDALCDGVEVFVGGVMEHIEEAGIHSGDSSCTLPPVTLGRSVIEAVRRSTEAIAHGVGVRGLLNVQYALHGETLYVLEANPRASRTVPFVSKATAVPLAKAAARIMLGATIAELRGEGLLPAEGDGGELPPDAPVAVKEAVLPFNRFRTKDGRGVDPLLGPEMKSTGEVMGIDASFGPAFAKSQAAAYGSLPANGKVFVSVADRDKRAMVFPVRRLADLGFEILATDGTADVLRRNGITTTPVRKHSEGGETVVELILDGRVDMIINTPYGNSGPRVDGYEIRAAAVSRGVPCITTVQGAAAAVQGIEATAAGRIGVRSLQETHAALQKARS, from the coding sequence ATGCCCCGCCGTGAGGACATCCGGCACGTGCTGGTGATCGGCTCCGGGCCGATCGTCATCGGCCAGGCGTGCGAGTTCGACTACTCGGGCACCCAGGCCTGCCGCGTGCTGCGCGCCGAGGGCATCCGGGTCTCGCTGGTGAACTCGAACCCGGCCACGATCATGACCGACCCCGAGTTCGCCGACGCCACCTACATCGAGCCGATCACCCCCGAGTTCGTGGAGAAGGTGATCGAGGCCGAGCGCGACGCCGGGTTCCCGGTCACCGCGATCCTGGCCACGCTCGGCGGGCAGACCGCGCTGAACACCGCGATCGCCCTGCACGACAACGGGGCGCTGGAGCGGCACGGGATCGAGCTGATCGGCGCCGACGTCGAGTCGATCCAGCGCGGCGAGGACCGCCTGAAGTTCAAGGAGATCGTGCTGGGCGTGGGCGGCGAGGTGCCGCGCAGCGCCGTCTGCCACTCCATGGACGAGGTGCGCGCGGCCGTCGGCGAGCTGGGCCTGCCGGTCGTCATCCGGCCGTCGTTCACCATGGGCGGGCTCGGCTCGGGCATGGCCCACACCGAGGCCGACCTGGAGCGCCTGGCCGGGGGCGGGCTCGCCGCGTCGCCGGTCACCGAGGTCCTCATCGAGGAGTCGGTCCTGGGGTGGAAGGAGTACGAGCTGGAGCTCATGCGCGACCACCACGACAACGTGGTCGTCATCTGCTCCATCGAGAACATCGACCCGATGGGCGTGCACACCGGCGACTCGATCACCGTCGCGCCGGCCATGACGCTGACCGACCGCGAGTACCAGCACATGCGCGACGTCGGCATCGCGGTGCTGCGCGCGGTCGGCGTCGACACCGGCGGCTGCAACATCCAGTTCGCGGTCCAGCCGGAGACCGGGCGGCTCGTCGTCATCGAGATGAACCCGCGCGTGTCGCGGTCCTCCGCGCTGGCGTCGAAGGCGACCGGGTTCCCGATCGCGAAGATCGCCGCGCGGCTGGCCGTCGGCTACACCCTCGACGAGATCCGCAACGACATCACCGGCGAGACCCTGGCCGCGTTCGAGCCCACGCTCGACTACGTGGCGGTCAAGATCCCGCGGTTCGCGTTCGAGAAGTTCCCCGGCGCCGACCCCGAGCTGACGACGACGATGAAGAGCGTCGGCGAGGCGATGGCGCTCGGGCGCTCGTTCCCCGAGGCGCTGGGCAAGGCGCTGCGGTCGATGGAGACCACGGCGGCCGGGTTCTGGACCACGCCGGATCCCGTGGGGGACCCGGAGATCCGGGTCCCCGTCGACGGGCGGATCTACGAGGTGGAGCGCGCGCTGCGCAGCGGTGCGACCGTGGCCGAGGTGGCCGCGGAGACCGGCATCGACCCGTGGTTCCTCGACCAGATCCTCGCGCTCACCGAGCTGCGCACCGAGATCCTCGACGCGCCCGTGCTGGAGTCGGTGCTGCTGCGCCGGGCGAAGCGGGCCGGGATCTCCGACCGGCAGATCGCCGCGCTGCGCCCCGAGCTCGCCGGGGAGGACGGCGTGCGGACGCTGCGGCACCGCCTCGGCGTCCGCCCGGTCTACAAGACCGTCGACACCTGCGCGGCGGAGTTCCGGGCGCTGACGCCGTACCACTACAGCGCCTACGAGACCGACCCCGGCGCCGAGTCGGAGATCGCGGCCCAGCCCGACCGGCCCAAGGTGCTGATCCTGGGGTCCGGCCCGAACCGGATCGGCCAGGGCATCGAGTTCGACTACTCCTGCGTGCACGCCGTCATGGCGCTGCGCGAGGCGGGCTTCGAGACCGTGATGGTCAACTGCAACCCCGAGACGGTCTCCACCGACTACGACACCGCCGACCGCCTCTACTTCGAGCCCCTCACCTTCGAGGACGTGCTGGAGGTGGTGCACGCCGAGCAGGAGAGCGGCACCGTCGTCGGCGTGATCGTGCAGCTCGGGGGGCAGACCCCGCTGGGGCTCGCCGCCCGTCTCACGGCCGCGGGGGTGCCGGTCGTGGGGACGAGCGCCGCCGCGATCGACCTGGCCGAGGACCGCGGCGCGTTCGGCGAGGTGCTCCGCAGGGCGGGGCTGCCCGCGCCGTCGTTCGGCATGGCCACCACCTTCGACTCCGCGCGCGAGATCGCCGCCCGCATCGGCTACCCGGTGCTGGTCCGGCCGTCCTACGTGCTGGGCGGGCGCGGCATGGAGATCGTCTACGACGACGAGACCCTGGCCGGCTACATCGCCCGCGCCACGACCATCAGCGACGAGCGCCCGGTCCTGGTCGACCGGTTCCTCGACGACGCGGTCGAGATCGACGTCGACGCGCTGTGCGACGGCGTCGAGGTGTTCGTCGGCGGCGTCATGGAGCACATCGAGGAGGCCGGCATCCACTCCGGCGACTCCTCGTGCACCCTGCCCCCGGTCACGCTGGGGCGCAGCGTGATCGAGGCCGTGCGCCGCTCCACGGAGGCGATCGCGCACGGCGTCGGGGTGCGGGGGCTGCTCAACGTCCAGTACGCCCTGCACGGCGAGACGCTCTACGTGCTGGAGGCCAACCCGCGCGCATCGCGGACGGTGCCGTTCGTCTCGAAGGCCACCGCGGTGCCGCTGGCCAAGGCCGCGGCCCGGATCATGCTGGGCGCCACCATCGCCGAGCTCCGCGGCGAGGGCCTGCTGCCCGCCGAGGGCGACGGCGGCGAGCTGCCGCCGGACGCGCCCGTCGCCGTCAAGGAGGCGGTGCTGCCGTTCAACCGCTTCCGCACGAAGGACGGCCGCGGGGTCGACCCGCTGCTCGGCCCGGAGATGAAGTCGACCGGCGAGGTCATGGGCATCGACGCCTCGTTCGGCCCGGCGTTCGCGAAGTCGCAGGCCGCCGCGTACGGGTCGCTGCCGGCGAACGGGAAGGTGTTCGTGTCGGTCGCCGACCGCGACAAGCGCGCGATGGTCTTCCCGGTCCGGCGCCTGGCCGACCTCGGCTTCGAGATCCTCGCCACCGACGGCACCGCCGACGTGCTGCGCCGCAACGGGATCACGACCACGCCGGTGCGCAAGCACTCCGAGGGCGGCGAGACGGTCGTGGAGCTGATCCTCGACGGTCGGGTCGACATGATCATCAACACCCCGTACGGCAACTCCGGGCCGCGCGTCGACGGCTACGAGATCCGCGCGGCCGCGGTCAGCCGGGGGGTGCCGTGCATCACGACGGTGCAGGGCGCGGCCGCCGCGGTGCAGGGCATCGAGGCGACGGCGGCGGGCCGGATCGGGGTGCGCTCCCTGCAGGAGACGCACGCGGCGCTGCAGAAGGCCCGGTCATGA
- the coaBC gene encoding bifunctional phosphopantothenoylcysteine decarboxylase/phosphopantothenate--cysteine ligase CoaBC, translated as MTPSPSVLLGVAGGIAAYKSAELLRRLTETGHSVRVLPTASALEFVGAATFEALSGQPVHTGVFADVPSVPHVKLGQQADLVVVAPATADLMARAAHGRADDLLTASLLTARCPVLFAPAMHTEMWEHPATRANVATLRERGVVVLEPASGRLTGEDTGPGRLPDPAEIAELARLLLERPDALPRDLAGRRIVVSAGGTREALDPVRFLGNRSSGRQGYALARVAAQRGAHVTLVAAHTADLADPAAVDVVRAGSARELREAVLAATAGADAVVMAAAVADFRPVALAEHKIKKGSADPDPLHLTTNPDILAELVRVREPGQLIVGFAAETGDESGDVLQHGRAKLARKGCDLLVVNAVGDGRAFEVPDNAGWLLGADGSETELPTGSKALLASRVWDVVAPRLS; from the coding sequence ATGACGCCGTCACCCTCGGTCCTGCTGGGGGTGGCGGGAGGCATCGCCGCCTACAAGAGCGCCGAGCTGCTGCGCCGGCTCACCGAGACCGGCCACTCCGTGCGCGTGCTGCCCACGGCCTCCGCGCTGGAGTTCGTCGGCGCCGCCACGTTCGAGGCCCTGTCCGGGCAGCCGGTCCACACCGGCGTCTTCGCCGACGTCCCGTCGGTGCCGCACGTGAAGCTGGGTCAGCAGGCCGATCTCGTCGTCGTCGCCCCCGCCACCGCCGACCTCATGGCCCGTGCCGCGCACGGTCGCGCCGACGACCTGCTCACCGCGTCCCTGCTGACCGCCCGCTGCCCGGTGCTGTTCGCCCCGGCGATGCACACGGAGATGTGGGAGCACCCGGCGACGCGCGCCAACGTCGCGACGCTGCGCGAGCGCGGGGTCGTGGTGCTGGAGCCCGCGTCCGGCCGGCTGACCGGTGAGGACACCGGCCCCGGGCGGCTGCCCGACCCCGCCGAGATCGCCGAGCTCGCCCGCCTGCTGCTGGAGCGGCCCGACGCGCTGCCCCGCGACCTCGCCGGCCGCCGGATCGTGGTGAGCGCGGGCGGCACGCGGGAGGCGCTGGACCCCGTGCGGTTCCTGGGCAACCGGTCCTCGGGGCGGCAGGGCTACGCGCTCGCCCGGGTCGCGGCGCAGCGCGGCGCGCACGTCACGCTAGTCGCCGCGCACACCGCCGACCTGGCCGACCCGGCCGCCGTCGACGTGGTGCGCGCCGGGTCCGCCCGCGAGCTGCGCGAGGCGGTGCTCGCGGCCACCGCGGGCGCCGACGCGGTGGTGATGGCCGCGGCGGTCGCCGACTTCCGGCCGGTCGCGCTCGCCGAGCACAAGATCAAGAAGGGGTCCGCCGACCCGGACCCGCTGCACCTGACCACCAACCCCGACATCCTCGCCGAGCTGGTGCGGGTGCGGGAGCCGGGACAGCTGATCGTCGGGTTCGCGGCGGAGACCGGCGACGAGAGCGGTGACGTCCTGCAGCACGGCCGCGCGAAGCTGGCCCGCAAGGGCTGCGACCTGCTCGTCGTCAACGCGGTGGGCGACGGCCGGGCGTTCGAGGTGCCCGACAACGCGGGCTGGCTGCTCGGCGCCGACGGGTCCGAGACCGAGCTGCCGACGGGGTCGAAGGCGCTGCTGGCCTCACGGGTCTGGGACGTGGTCGCGCCGCGCCTGTCCTGA